TTGATTTAAACTTGTTTTCTTGCGCAGCAAGGTAATAGGAGCAAAATACTTCAACCTCGACCCAACTGGTCCAGTCATCCCAAACCCGAGTCCCGTGGATGATCAGGGCCATGGAACTCACACGTCATCGACAGTGGCCGGATCAGTGGTGAGGGATGCGAGTTTTTACGGCATTGGCGAAGGCAATGCACGCGGCGGTGTCCCATCAGCACGCATAGCAATGTACAAGGTTTGTTGGAGCGTTGGGTGCAGTGACATGGACATGCTTGCTGCTTTTGATGAAGCCATTGCTGATGGTGTCAACCTCATATCAGTGTCTATTGGGGGTCCCTCACGTCAGTTTTTCTCGGACCCAATTGCTATTGGAGCATTTCATGCTATGAGAAGAGGTGTTCTCACTTCTTGCTCGGCTGGAAATGATGGTCCTCGACCTACGTCGGTTGAGAATGTTGCTCCTTGGATTATGACTGTTGCTGCTTCCACTATTGATAGACAGTTTACAACACAAGTAGACTTCGGTGATGGAAAGAGTGTTACGGTAAGTAACTATAAGAACTAAAACCAAAAGACCTTTGTATatttaaatcaaaacaaataaaaggttAACTCCTTACGATGTTACAAATTAGGGACTATCGATCAATACCTTTTCCCCTGAGAAAAAGATGTACCCCCTGACTAGTGGACTTCTTGCTGCTAACGTTAGTGGAGATGAGTATAGCAATCCTAGGTACTGTTATTATCCTTAATTTCTTACTATATTTTataacttcttgagaagattatGATGTTTTGAGGTGATGATGATGGTTATGATGTAGTGCTTGTGATTATGGGTCTCTAAGCAAGGATAAGGTGATGGGAAGGATAGTGTATTGTGCTGGGGGTTCAGGCCACCAGGACGTAATAATTAAGGAGTTAGGAGGAGCAGGAATCATTATAGGAGATGAAGATCAAGAAGATGGTTCCTCCACAACAGTAATTGCAGGAGCAGTTGTTGATATGAATACAGTAGGCAAAAACATTGAAACCTATATTAATTCCACTAAGTAAACTCTTTCACTCTCCTTTTCACTATACCGTAACTGAGTAATCTGATCATTTTTGGAAAGTAAAGTAACTAACCAGAAGAAATATCTGCCTGATTTCAAATCTAGGAATCCTCAAGCTGTGATATACAAATCAGCAAGTACGAAAGTCCCTGCTCCATATCTTGCTTCTTTTTCATCTAGAGGTCCACAACATATCAATCGTAACATCCTCAAGGTGATTGATTTTCTCTCTTTGTTACTTACTCCCTTGTGTTGTTTCCATTTCACTTGTCCtctaaaatgttaaaattttatgTGAAGCCTGACTTGGCTGCCCCGGGATTGGACATACTGGCGGCTTATTCCAAATTGACATCAGTAACCGGGTATGCTGAAGACACGCGTCATAATGTTTTTAACATAATATCAGGAACATCCATGGCTTGTCCCCATGCAGCTGCTGCTGCTGCTTATGTTAAATCCTTTCATCCCGACTGGACTCCTGCAGCAATTAAATCTGCCCTCATGACCACTGGTAAGGCAATTGTGGTCGCATCAGCCGTATTTGGCAATATCAAGGATCATAAAGTGACTTTTTTTATAACtaagacaaattttcaaagtATATAACAAAATTCATTTCAAATCTAACATTTTCGTCTCTTTGATTCAGCAACTCCTATGAAAGTCAAAGCCAACGACAGTTTCACAGAACTGGGAATAGGCTCGGGACAGATTAGCCCAGTAAAAGCATTGCATCCTGGTCTAGTTTATGACATTAGAATGAACTCCTATATTGCCTTCCTTTGCAAGGAAGGATACAACAGTACAAACATTGGTATCCTGATTGGAATCAAGAGTTTCGATTGCTCCAGAGTTAAACCAGCAATAGGCACTGATGGAATCAACTACCCTACTATGCATATTCAGCTCCTGAGTGCCAGTTCTAATATCTCTGCAGTTTTTTACAGGACAGTAAAAAATGTAGGATACGGAGCTTCAACATACAAGGCTAAAGTCACAGCACCTAAGGGTCTTTCTGTGGAGGTTATCCCAAATACATTGACGTTTACTCAGTTGCACCAAGAACTGTCATTTAAGGTTGTCCTGAACGGGCCTCCAATGCCGCCGGAGACACTGATATTATCTGCATTACTCGAATGGAATGACTCTAAACACAATGTTAGAAGTCCAATAGTTGTCGTTAGGCCATCATTGTGATACAAAAACCCGAATTGGACATATTTCATATCCTAGGAATTTAAGTTCAGGAGGTTTATTCATATTGTGTACATCTAAGTCTGCTATTTGCTTTAGCTTAATGAAAAAGAAATTTAGTCGCACTTAGTACTAGTAATGAACAATAGTTTGTATCGATATACTTGGGGCTAGAAAAAGTTGTAGGGTCAAAGTTTTCCATAAACATGAAGAATGCATTAAACAGTAAGAGAAAAAAGTACAGGATGACAACCAAGCGCATGCACTAAAACCTGGTTCACTGTATTTTAAGCTCAATACCAACAATTTCTATTTCAGTTGAATGAAATTTTCAATTCTCAAGTAACAGTTAGAAGTATATAATTTACAAGGTTATCCTTATACAGCATATTGTACACCCAATTTATGGGATTAAAGTGCTCAGAGATACCCTACAAAGTTGAAGAATCCGGATAGTAATAACTCTTAAATAAAAAAGTTGTTCCACTTGACAATGGAAGTAAAAAAAGCAAGATGATTTCAGAAAAACCTAACTTTCCCACTATCACTGCTATATACATGATTTGGAATTCAATACCCTTCCAAGGCTCGTAAGTGAATTCGGTCTCATGTACCCTCTCCTCAATTTCACCAAATTTCTTTTCTATCAAACCATAAGCAGGTGCAAAAGCTGATAATTGGTTAACTGAGAAATCAACACTCCATCCGGCGGCTTTGGTTACTTTTTAGTTTTGTTAGTTCCTTTCTCCTCTTTCGTGCCTCTGCCGCAGCAACTGCATCTACTAGATTTTTTCCTGGGCATATGAACTGTTCTTGTTTCTTTTCCAGTGAAGAAACTGTTGAAGATACCTTGGTGTTGGAAGCCAAATTTAACTGAAGCTCGGGTTCTTGCTTGACTACAGAAGCATGTCCATTACAATCAAATGCAGGTCTATGGAAATTTTCTATATTGTGACATCTTTTTTTCTGCTCAACTCCATCCAAAGAAAAACATGGAGTGGTGTGACCAGGATCACTACTAGATCTGGATTTGGTCCACTCAGTAGATTCTGTTTTCAATTTGATAGGTACAGTTGCATGACAATCCCTATTTCCTGCTCTATTTAAGGATAAACTAGTACTGCATTGTTCATCTAGAGGAAGATTATCTTGTTTATCTTCTACACAACTGGAAGCCGATGGTTGTCCATTTCCAATATCCGGAGGAGGGTATAACCAAGGACATTGAAACATGTACAATAGATTTTGTGTTCGATTGTCATTTATAAGGTTATCTTGCTTGTGAGGAGATTCAGACTCAGAAGAACATGGTTCGTATACATGTGATGGAATGGCAATGGAGTTAAATGGTGTATGAACTTGATTAGAAGATTGAAAGATGGAGGGCCAAAATAATTGTCTAACCGGAAAATGGTTACAACGAAACCATGGACTATTACCAGACATAGGTGCTACCTCGGCCATAGATAACTCCTGCTCAACAGGAGTTTTTTCCAGTTTCGTGTTTATTGACTTAGATACCTACAAACAGAAGCAAATGTCATTTTTCATGTAATTATTTACTTTTGAAAACAAGAAGAGTTATACCATACTTAAGGATTTCTTCCTGAGCAAAACATCTTACTTGTGCTTTTAATAGCTTATTTGTAGTCTCTAAAGACTGATACTCTTTCAAAGCCAGTTCCTTCTTCTTTTCACCAGAAATGCCACAACAGAGTGAATGATTAGAAAATATCAAAGAGATGAAATTAAGTTAGAAGCAATAATATCTAAAATAGATGCACCATACAGATAAGCAAAGCAAAATAAAGAGGAAGAAAGTATAAAAGGAAGACAAAAAAAGTAGCTTCGTTATAAGAAGGAAGTAAGGAACGACTATTGAAACGTACTCTCTTTAGGTTTTCATTTTCCAGCACTAACGAGGCAGCTTTTCTGCTTAACTCCTCACTCAGAGCCTGAAGCATttcataaaaaagaaataaaatctgcTCAATATTTGAATGAGAAATCACTCAGCCAGAACAATGATAAATTGGTATATATTATCGGGACTAATTGAATGTTGATTACGCCTTTTTTGTTGTACTGAAGTCCTAAACTTTTTTATGCAAAGGCTTAATTACaataaaattaagtttttaaaaataagaGAGAACCAAACACAGCAATTGTTGCAAAGTGGGCATAGTGATATAGTGATACAGGTATTACCATACTTGGATCAAAAATTAAGACTACAGATTTACTGTCAAATTCTGCATTTTGGTATTAAAACCAAATTCCTATGCTGGTTGCCTGACTCTTGATATAATCAAAATAGGACTTGTTGCTATTAACATGCACTGTGAGAAACTATATGCTTAACCTCATTGGCTTTGGCATGGCATATAAAAAACCGGTGACTAGAGGCAAACTGGGACTGGACTATTCTACAAGTTTCATGGATGTTATAAAACATGATGTTCTAGGACCATGGAAACTTTCATTTTCTACAAGAAAAGCTTAAATAATCATCCAACTAATTGGTACATTGTCAATAAGCAATGCCCAATTAACAACAATATCAGGGAGGGAGCAAATAATTAATGACCCAATTAATCTGATGACGCCTAGGTAGAGGTGGTGATCATTAGCACAAACAATGTAAGTCAATCCACAAACAAATTATGTGGTTaataaaaaagtataaaagtaaagACTTCTAGTCAACAAAACACACCAAACATGTGCAGGTGCAAATTTGGTTTAGATTTTGGACTATCCATAAGCAAACCTAAAAATCGGTGAACTTCTGCCAATATAAATACCTGCCTGCGGCGAATTGTCTGCCTAGCGGACTCTCTATTAGCCAATACCCTTCGTATCCTCCGTGCTTCTTTTTCTTCCTGAACAAAAACACAGTAAATTACAAGTACCCCAAGGAATTGAAGTAAAAGAAACTTCAGCCTCTCTTATACCTCTGTAAAATTACGTCTTGACGACTTGTTGCAGTGATTAGTCTTAGATAAATCAGCATCCTGCTCCAACTTAATGTTTCTTAAGCAGTCATTTTGTTGAATCCTTTCTGTTTCGATCGATGTAGTGCTCGACATTTTTTCATCTTGCTGCTGACCTGCAACACCTTGGCCCTgccataataaattaaataatttctaAATTCCTCCATAAAATGTTTCAACGATCGGAGATACTCCTTTATACTCCATTAACCATAATTTTTAGATGTTGAAACTTAAAATAACATTCCATTAATAATCCAAATTGTGTCAATCAAACGTATATGATTTTCAAATATACAAAATATCTATTAATTAACCACGATTTCTGCTCAACTATATACATGAAAATCATAGTTGATGAACGTTTAAAATTGTAGTTGATAAGTTATATAATAAGTTGAACtatagtaatttaaatatttattatattatatgcgTAGTAGTTGACAAGATATAGTATAATTCAACATCAAATCCAcaatagtataataataataagttgaACTATAGTAATTTAAGTTAAGCAAGAAAATTACCGAACTAGGCGGAGGAGGATCCGAGTGAGGAATCGGTGAGTCGAGGTTGAAtcggttgttgcaggaattatcGGTGGAATGAGTAGTGTGGCGGCGCATTGCTAATCGGGAAAAGTAAGCTAGAGTCTCCGCCGCCTCAATCTCGTCGGacggagaggaagaagaagaggaggaTGAAGAAGTAGGGGAGAGAGAAGAAGAAGCTGAAGCATAGCGTTTCTCTGATTCCATATTGGTCTAGAGAGAGAGGGGACGTGGTATGTAACCGTCGTAACGGAAGAGAGAAGAGGAAAGAATGAAGAGAAGGGAGTATTACATTTACATTAGTCAGCAAGAGAGTGGTTAGAGAAGGAAGCAATAGCATGATAGGTGAAGAAGGCCACACAGATAGTGAATGATTGCCACATGTCATGGTTGATGAAATGTTGACCAGTTTCGTAATAAGCAAACCATGTATGTTTGATTGCCACGTTTCGGGAATCATCCCCACGTAGCTGATTGGCCGCACTGCAAAAGTCGGCTTATTATCATTCATCATCCATGCTTgcctatcttttatttattttttggcaTTTCTTTTAGGGTGAAGTCTAAGGTGAGGGCTCAATTAAGTCCCTCACGGTGAAACATCG
The Vicia villosa cultivar HV-30 ecotype Madison, WI linkage group LG6, Vvil1.0, whole genome shotgun sequence genome window above contains:
- the LOC131610982 gene encoding light-inducible protein CPRF2; this translates as MESEKRYASASSSLSPTSSSSSSSSSPSDEIEAAETLAYFSRLAMRRHTTHSTDNSCNNRFNLDSPIPHSDPPPPSSGQGVAGQQQDEKMSSTTSIETERIQQNDCLRNIKLEQDADLSKTNHCNKSSRRNFTEEEKEARRIRRVLANRESARQTIRRRQALSEELSRKAASLVLENENLKRKKELALKEYQSLETTNKLLKAQVSKSINTKLEKTPVEQELSMAEVAPMSGNSPWFRCNHFPVRQLFWPSIFQSSNQVHTPFNSIAIPSHVYEPCSSESESPHKQDNLINDNRTQNLLYMFQCPWLYPPPDIGNGQPSASSCVEDKQDNLPLDEQCSTSLSLNRAGNRDCHATVPIKLKTESTEWTKSRSSSDPGHTTPCFSLDGVEQKKRCHNIENFHRPAFDCNGHASVVKQEPELQLNLASNTKVSSTVSSLEKKQEQFICPGKNLVDAVAAAEARKRRKELTKLKSNQSRRMEC
- the LOC131615236 gene encoding subtilisin-like protease SBT4.15, with translation MEEFDFTRGARTRFSFLKNVFTNEILRAQQVFGDNEQVRHHRTKIPIGFGLDPPTIPKHLRSRLKFPHMPEYVMRQFGYLQYIPKDPYVFAPPIVKRRDMNAMFDDYPYIVYMGALPATRTYTTMQQRHHNMLETAIGNKQLARESKIHSYGKSFNGFVARLLPHEAQKLQEEENVVSVFRNTYHKLHTTRSWDFMGMPLKVKRNSNIESHIIVGVLDTGIWVDCPSFNDEGLGPPPRRWKGKCVTGANFTGCNNKVIGAKYFNLDPTGPVIPNPSPVDDQGHGTHTSSTVAGSVVRDASFYGIGEGNARGGVPSARIAMYKVCWSVGCSDMDMLAAFDEAIADGVNLISVSIGGPSRQFFSDPIAIGAFHAMRRGVLTSCSAGNDGPRPTSVENVAPWIMTVAASTIDRQFTTQVDFGDGKSVTGLSINTFSPEKKMYPLTSGLLAANVSGDEYSNPSACDYGSLSKDKVMGRIVYCAGGSGHQDVIIKELGGAGIIIGDEDQEDGSSTTVIAGAVVDMNTVGKNIETYINSTKNPQAVIYKSASTKVPAPYLASFSSRGPQHINRNILKPDLAAPGLDILAAYSKLTSVTGYAEDTRHNVFNIISGTSMACPHAAAAAAYVKSFHPDWTPAAIKSALMTTATPMKVKANDSFTELGIGSGQISPVKALHPGLVYDIRMNSYIAFLCKEGYNSTNIGILIGIKSFDCSRVKPAIGTDGINYPTMHIQLLSASSNISAVFYRTVKNVGYGASTYKAKVTAPKGLSVEVIPNTLTFTQLHQELSFKVVLNGPPMPPETLILSALLEWNDSKHNVRSPIVVVRPSL